The DNA segment GCTGTGACAAAAGTCAAACATAAGAGAATTTTTTTGAAACACATTAATATTTTTCCGAAGAAACATTAATATGACTGGATTAATTAGAATTATCCAATTATATAACAGCATTACATTTGTAATATAACAGCTTTAAATTAGTGGATTATAAGAAGATATTATGGAGCCATAACCTTACTGCCTGTTTGTCTGCTATCTTTTTGGTTGAAAATAAGTTATAATTATTTTTTGTTTTATCATTGAAAAGGAGCCAGTTTATGAATGTAATTTGTTCTACATTGAATGCAAAGTTCATCCATACAAACCTTGCTATTCGCTATTTAAAGGCTTATGCCGCTCCCGAATTTACCATACAGCTCAAAGAATATACGATTAAGGACCCGGTTATGAACATTGTGTCAGACCTTTATCAATCCAAACCGGCCGTTATTGGATTTAGTTGTTATATTTGGAACATTGAAGAAACACTCAAAGTAGTCAATATGCTAAAAAAAATTGACCCTTCTATTTTAATCGTCTTAGGGGGACCTGAAGTTACCTACGATACGATGGAATGGATGGAAAAGCACTCTGAGGTCGATTTTATTGTAATCGGTGAAGGTGAACAAACCTTTAAACAGTTACTCACAGAAATCGAAACGAATAATGATTATCGTAACGTTCCCGGTATTGCTTATCGTTCTCAGGATAGGGTTATCATAACACCACAAATGAATAAGCTAGATCTTAAAGAGCTTCCCTCTCCCTACCGACTTCCTGAAGATATCCCTTACTTAGGTAAGCGGGTAACCTATATAGAAACTAGTAGAGGATGTCCATTTAGCTGCCAGTTTTGCCTCTCATCCATTGAGGTAGGGGTAAGGTATTTTGATAGAGAAAAAATTAAATCTGATATACGGTATCTAATGGAAAACGGAGCAAAAACGATTAAATTCGTTGACCGTACCTTTAATATAAGCCGTAGCTATGCCATGGAAATGTTCCGTTTCTTAATTGATGAGCATCTACCTGGAACAGTTTTTCAATTTGAAATAACTGCCGATATTATGAGGCCGGAAGTAATTGAATTCCTTAACCAAGAGGCACCAAAAGGTCTTTTCCGATTTGAAATCGGGGTTCAGTCTACAAATGACTATACGAATGAATTAGTCATGCGGAAACAAAACTTTGCCAAGCTTACCAGAACGGTAACAATGGTAAAGGAAGGAAACAAAATCGATCAGCATCTGGATTTAATTGCAGGATTACCTGAAGAGGATTATGCATCTTTCCGCAAAACCTTTAACGATGTTTTTGAGATGAGGCCCGAGGAATTACAATTAGGATTCTTAAAAATGCTTCGCGGCACTGGAGTTCGATTGCGTGCTGAACAACATCAATATGTATACATGGACCATTCTCCATATGAAATTCTAAGCAACAACGTCCTTTCCTTTGACGATATTGTAAGGATTAAACAAGTGGAAGATGTACTAGAAAAATATTGGAATGACCATAGGATGGATCATACAGTTGAATACTTGGTCAAAAATGTTTTTCCTTCTCCATTTGATTTCTTTCAAGAGTTTGGTAGCTATTGGGATGAACGCGGCTGGTCAAGAATTGGTCATCAGCTAGAGGACTTATTCCGTAGGTTATATTCTTTCCTTGAACAAAAAGATGTGAAGAACCTTGATTTAGTTGCAGATTTAATGAAATATGATTATTTAATCAATCATAAATACAAACCAAGAAAACCTTGGTGGGAAGCAAGCTATGATAAAAATAGTCGAACAGAATTATATAAAAAGTTTATTGAGAACCCTAACCTCTTAGGAAAAGATTTTATTGATTTAAACCTTGAGGAAAAGGAATTATTTAAACACACGATGCTAGAAGAAATTTCTTTTAATTTAACCGTTTATTTAGCAACGGGCGAAATCAAAAAACAGCCTTCCTGTTTATTGGCTTATTTCGACCCAACGAACAATCGAACGCTTATATTTACAACCTAACGATAAGCCGGGAGAACCCGGCTTATTTATTTTTTTTATTGGACTTTTTTGTTTCGTAAAGCGACTTCCCATTTACGTCTCCATATTCAACACTAAATTCCTCAACTGGGATACGCGGAGGAGTTTTTCTACGACTTTTCATTCACTTCTACCCTTCTTGCCTTGTTTAGAATTGCGATTTGCTCCTCTAATTGCGTTGTTGTTGTCGGCAAATTCTGCTGAGAATTCACTTTCCTGAACATTTTTATGAGGTGTTTTAGAATATTTGGTTACAGCATCAAATTCTGCTTTACGCTTTGCCATACAGAAACCCTCCTAAAAGTTAATTAGTACAGATATAGTTTTAACAAAATACGTTCATTCCTTTCCTTCCTTATTTTTCATAAATAAAAAAAAACTACAGGCAGAAAATAATAGTTAAAAGGAGTGATGAGTGATGAAACATTCTAAAGATACAAAACCGTCAATTGAAGACATTGCAATTAACGAAACCATGCCACATCAAATAAATGCTCCAAGCTTTGAAGGAACTGGAATAAAGATGGAGGACCCCTTTGTCAACAAACATGGCGTTACGATCGGAGACAGTTTATACGCTTCTAAAAACTCACCATTAGAAAATTGGTCCAAGGATACAGACCCATCAATTATGGCTGGTGATGAATGGGTTCACCCAACGAATGATATTGGGTGGAATACAACTGAAAATCGGGAATTACTGGAAAGTAAACGAAAGCCACAGGCTGTTCCATTTATGCACCCTACAAAGGATGTAAGTAAAGGGACAGACTAGAATTTAATATCCAATTACGAAAAACATTTCCACTCATGAAACCGATAAAAAAATTAAATAATACTTTTACAGAGGAAAGAAGCCTCTGGAGAAAAGAAGGAGTTGAATTGGAATGGCTAACAGCAGCAATAAACTACTAGTACCTGGAATTGAACAGTACCTAGATCAGGTTAAATATGAAATAGCTCAAGAGTTTGGCGTTCAATTGGGTTCAGATACAGTTTCAAGAGCAAATGGCTCGGTGGGCGGAGAAATTACTAAAAGGTTAGTACAACAAGCTCAAGCCCAACTTTCTGGACAATAAAGAATAATTTCATACAAATGGAAAAAGTCCGGTTTTAACACCGGACTTTACTTATTTTTATTCTTATTTTTATTTTTATTTTTATTTTTATCGCTGTCACTATTACCATGATTATTACTATGGTAATTACCTTTTTCCACCTGATTTGTTTCTTTTTGCTCTTTATTCTTACCCTGTGTATTTTGTTGTTTCTTGTTATGACCTTGATTTTGCTTTAATTTTTCCTCTTCTAATCTTTTCAGATATCCAGGAGAAATCGGGTTTTTGCCCAAATTACTCTTTTCACTTACATTACCATTAACAGACTCGTTAACGCTATTTTCTGTTTGCTTTTTTTGTTGTCCTGGAGGCATAGAATTAACAGCTGGAGATTGAGCCGGCACATTACTTTTTTCTTTTGTACCTTCTTTAGCCTTTACATTATCTTGCTTAGAATGATCTCTAGAGGTCTGAAGTTTTTCTTCTTGGTACTTCCCAGCAGTCATACCTTGCTTATGCGCTTTTTGTAATTGCTTTTCAGTGGCCGTTACAACTATTACTTCTACCTTTTCTTTATTAACAGTTGCTTCAATCTTATCTAATTTCCTCTGAAGTTGATCCTCTACTTTTTGTTCAGGTTGTTCAATTCGAACAGTAGAAATAAGGACTTGGTGGTTATCTTCTAAATATCCAGCCGTTTTCATTTCAGAAAGAATAGCCTTTGTTATTTCAGAAACATCCTCTTTTTTCCAATCTTTAAGGTGTGAAATAATCTCTTTTCCTTCTTTATTGTAGCCAGTTAGTTCCACAACCTTCATTTGTTTGTTCACGCCAAGTTCAACACTTGGATTTGCATCGATAGACATATAGGCATAGGCCTTATTATTTTGATACATGGGAATAAATGATCCAATAAAAATGATAAGTGCTGCCATAACGGCCCATGCAGTTTTTAACTTAAACATATTTTTAATCGAACGTTTTGTTTTAAATCCAATCACACTTTCAATCGGAAAAAAATAAATTTCTTCTCCCAGAGAATAGGGCTGATTTTGTTTTCTTGATTGTAAAAACTCACCTTCGGGGGTTAAAAGCGTTAAAAAGCCTTCATTTATTTCCATTATAATTCCCTTTTTCATGTCTCTAACACCCCCTTAATATAATCCTTCATGTAAACATAATCACTCGATAAGATAAGAGCAATTGCTATAATATATTTCCTATTCCGCTCGATTGTCTTTCTGCTCACATTAACCATTGTTTCAAGTTGCTTAATAGGCAGACGTTTCTTTTCAAGTAAAAAATTCTTTAATTCCTGGTCAGCTACTAACAATTTGGCTGCGAGGATGGCATTCCTCCTGGCATCCACATGCTTCGGAGAATTTTCAACTAAATCACTAAAACTTAAATCAAAAGTTATTAATAGGTTTTGAAAATGAAT comes from the Neobacillus sp. PS2-9 genome and includes:
- a CDS encoding DUF4080 domain-containing protein, producing MNVICSTLNAKFIHTNLAIRYLKAYAAPEFTIQLKEYTIKDPVMNIVSDLYQSKPAVIGFSCYIWNIEETLKVVNMLKKIDPSILIVLGGPEVTYDTMEWMEKHSEVDFIVIGEGEQTFKQLLTEIETNNDYRNVPGIAYRSQDRVIITPQMNKLDLKELPSPYRLPEDIPYLGKRVTYIETSRGCPFSCQFCLSSIEVGVRYFDREKIKSDIRYLMENGAKTIKFVDRTFNISRSYAMEMFRFLIDEHLPGTVFQFEITADIMRPEVIEFLNQEAPKGLFRFEIGVQSTNDYTNELVMRKQNFAKLTRTVTMVKEGNKIDQHLDLIAGLPEEDYASFRKTFNDVFEMRPEELQLGFLKMLRGTGVRLRAEQHQYVYMDHSPYEILSNNVLSFDDIVRIKQVEDVLEKYWNDHRMDHTVEYLVKNVFPSPFDFFQEFGSYWDERGWSRIGHQLEDLFRRLYSFLEQKDVKNLDLVADLMKYDYLINHKYKPRKPWWEASYDKNSRTELYKKFIENPNLLGKDFIDLNLEEKELFKHTMLEEISFNLTVYLATGEIKKQPSCLLAYFDPTNNRTLIFTT
- a CDS encoding DUF3905 domain-containing protein, which translates into the protein MKHSKDTKPSIEDIAINETMPHQINAPSFEGTGIKMEDPFVNKHGVTIGDSLYASKNSPLENWSKDTDPSIMAGDEWVHPTNDIGWNTTENRELLESKRKPQAVPFMHPTKDVSKGTD
- a CDS encoding alpha/beta-type small acid-soluble spore protein, whose translation is MANSSNKLLVPGIEQYLDQVKYEIAQEFGVQLGSDTVSRANGSVGGEITKRLVQQAQAQLSGQ
- a CDS encoding anti-sigma factor domain-containing protein; the protein is MKKGIIMEINEGFLTLLTPEGEFLQSRKQNQPYSLGEEIYFFPIESVIGFKTKRSIKNMFKLKTAWAVMAALIIFIGSFIPMYQNNKAYAYMSIDANPSVELGVNKQMKVVELTGYNKEGKEIISHLKDWKKEDVSEITKAILSEMKTAGYLEDNHQVLISTVRIEQPEQKVEDQLQRKLDKIEATVNKEKVEVIVVTATEKQLQKAHKQGMTAGKYQEEKLQTSRDHSKQDNVKAKEGTKEKSNVPAQSPAVNSMPPGQQKKQTENSVNESVNGNVSEKSNLGKNPISPGYLKRLEEEKLKQNQGHNKKQQNTQGKNKEQKETNQVEKGNYHSNNHGNSDSDKNKNKNKNKNKNK